One window of the Candidatus Chryseobacterium colombiense genome contains the following:
- a CDS encoding ligase-associated DNA damage response DEXH box helicase produces the protein MTLKFEQSEGFQLIQTWLNDKGMSPFSFQKETWQRFSNGYSGMVVAPTGFGKTYSVFIAVLIDFFNQPEHYKTGLKLLWITPLRSLAKDLARAMQEAIDEIGLDWTVEVRNGDTDAKQKQRQSKTMPDILLVTPESLHLLMAQKDNQRFFKNVKCIAVDEWHELLSTKRGVMVELAVTVLKYRNPKIKIWGITATIGNLEEALEVLIPDAKKRTKIVAKEQKKIDILSIYPPEVEILPWAGHLGGKLVQEVVPVILKSKSTLVFTNTRSQAEIWYQLLLEAYPDFAGQIALHHSSIEAPLRQWVEENLNSGALKAVVSTSSLDLGVDFKPVDTVIQIGSSKGVARFMQRAGRSGHSPFETSTIYFVPTHSLELIEVSALKEAVKNKVIEKREPFILAYDVLVQFLVTLALGGGFYADELFPVIKSTYAFSELTEEEWQWCIYFITQGGKTGKNYEEFHKVVQEKDGKLVVEKRKIAMLHRMNIGVIVSDSMLRVKFLSGGYIGMIEEYFISKLHKGDKFVLAGRILEYAMLKEMTVYVRLSSGKAITPSWLGGRLPLSSNLSFFLRKKLAESLTPHSKEKELKFLNPLLVNQNENSHIPKENEFLVEQIKTREGNHLFFYPFEGRLVHEVMAALIAYRISKLYPISFSMAMNDYGFELFSDKEIKLSEDELHQILSKQNLMQDVISSVNSTEMAKRKFRDIAVISGMVIQTMPGRQVNNKSLQSSSGIIFSVLEDYDPENLLLRQAYTEVFNQQLEEVRLTAAFERIHQSKIIYIHSDRFTPLSFPIKVDSLRQSLSSEDLASRIHKMQEANLKKKNRRK, from the coding sequence GTGACATTAAAATTTGAGCAATCCGAAGGTTTCCAGCTCATTCAAACATGGCTGAATGATAAAGGAATGTCGCCTTTTTCTTTTCAGAAAGAGACGTGGCAACGCTTTTCCAATGGCTATTCTGGAATGGTGGTTGCTCCTACAGGTTTTGGAAAAACGTATTCAGTTTTTATCGCAGTTCTCATTGACTTTTTTAATCAGCCTGAACACTACAAAACAGGATTGAAGCTCCTTTGGATTACTCCCCTTCGTTCCTTAGCCAAAGATTTGGCAAGAGCCATGCAGGAAGCCATTGACGAAATAGGACTCGATTGGACCGTGGAAGTAAGGAATGGAGATACTGATGCCAAACAAAAGCAACGGCAAAGCAAAACCATGCCGGATATCCTACTTGTCACTCCTGAAAGTCTGCATCTCTTAATGGCTCAAAAAGACAATCAGCGTTTTTTTAAAAATGTAAAATGTATCGCAGTTGACGAATGGCATGAACTGTTGAGCACCAAACGCGGTGTAATGGTAGAACTGGCAGTGACTGTTCTAAAATATAGAAATCCCAAAATCAAAATTTGGGGCATTACGGCAACCATCGGAAATCTTGAGGAAGCTTTAGAAGTTCTCATTCCTGATGCTAAAAAAAGGACAAAAATAGTCGCCAAAGAACAAAAGAAAATTGATATTCTATCCATATATCCTCCTGAAGTTGAAATCTTACCTTGGGCAGGACATTTGGGTGGAAAATTGGTACAGGAAGTCGTTCCGGTTATTCTTAAATCAAAATCAACACTGGTTTTTACCAATACACGAAGCCAGGCTGAAATATGGTATCAGTTATTGTTGGAAGCATACCCAGATTTTGCAGGACAAATTGCACTTCATCACAGTTCTATTGAAGCGCCTTTACGACAGTGGGTAGAAGAAAATCTTAATTCCGGGGCATTAAAAGCTGTTGTTTCTACCTCATCTTTGGATCTTGGTGTGGATTTTAAACCTGTTGATACCGTGATTCAAATTGGTTCCAGTAAAGGAGTCGCCCGTTTCATGCAGCGTGCAGGACGAAGCGGACATTCACCATTTGAAACCTCTACTATTTATTTTGTTCCTACCCATTCTTTAGAACTTATCGAAGTTTCGGCGTTAAAAGAAGCGGTAAAAAATAAGGTGATCGAAAAACGGGAGCCTTTCATTTTAGCTTATGATGTATTGGTGCAGTTTCTTGTTACGTTGGCTTTGGGAGGCGGATTTTATGCTGATGAACTATTCCCAGTCATTAAAAGTACTTATGCTTTTTCTGAGCTTACAGAGGAAGAATGGCAATGGTGTATCTATTTCATTACGCAAGGTGGAAAAACAGGAAAAAACTATGAGGAATTCCATAAAGTTGTTCAGGAAAAAGATGGAAAACTGGTTGTTGAAAAAAGAAAAATTGCCATGCTTCACCGCATGAATATAGGCGTTATTGTCAGTGATTCGATGTTGAGAGTAAAATTTCTGTCGGGTGGTTATATTGGAATGATTGAAGAGTATTTTATTTCAAAACTCCATAAAGGTGATAAATTTGTCTTGGCAGGTAGAATTTTAGAATATGCAATGCTGAAAGAAATGACAGTATATGTAAGATTATCAAGTGGTAAAGCCATTACACCAAGCTGGTTAGGCGGAAGATTACCGCTTTCTTCCAACCTTAGTTTCTTTTTAAGAAAAAAATTAGCAGAATCTTTAACTCCTCATTCTAAAGAGAAGGAGCTGAAGTTTCTAAACCCTTTATTGGTTAATCAAAATGAAAATTCACATATTCCGAAAGAGAATGAATTTTTGGTGGAACAGATCAAAACCCGGGAAGGCAATCATTTATTTTTTTATCCTTTTGAAGGTCGCTTGGTACATGAAGTAATGGCTGCTTTAATTGCCTACAGAATTTCAAAATTATATCCTATCAGCTTTTCAATGGCGATGAATGATTATGGTTTTGAGCTATTTTCTGATAAAGAAATTAAGCTGTCTGAAGATGAACTTCATCAGATCCTGTCCAAGCAAAACCTGATGCAGGATGTGATCAGCAGTGTTAATTCAACGGAGATGGCAAAACGAAAATTTCGCGATATTGCCGTAATTTCCGGAATGGTTATTCAGACAATGCCGGGAAGACAGGTAAACAACAAATCATTGCAATCTTCTTCAGGGATAATTTTTTCGGTTTTAGAAGATTATGATCCTGAAAATTTATTACTTCGCCAAGCCTATACCGAAGTCTTTAATCAGCAATTGGAAGAAGTAAGACTGACTGCTGCTTTTGAGAGAATTCATCAGAGTAAAATTATTTATATTCATTCCGACCGATTTACGCCTCTGAGCTTTCCTATAAAAGTAGACAGTCTAAGACAATCTTTATCCAGTGAAGATTTAGCATCAAGAATTCATAAGATGCAGGAAGCCAATTTGAAAAAGAAAAACAGAAGAAAATGA
- a CDS encoding ATP-dependent DNA ligase, with the protein MKDFANLINALDSTNKTSLKQEAILTFLEEAPSQDKMWFLALFTGKKPKRNVNSSFMKQWVMEAAHIPEWLFVESYSSVGDLGETISLLLPEPQYTEERSLSEWMSKIIALKGCSEEQKKQFVLDSWKSLDAVERFIFNKLLGGSFRIGVSSKTLINTIAKHYQLEATAVAHSIMGDWNPLEMDFDALIKGEYTNTNLSKPYPFCLAYSLEKNLDDLGSVKDWQIEYKWDGIRGQLIKRNSEIFIWSRGEELVTPQFPEIEEELSTWKGNFVLDGEILAFKDNTVLNFNELQKRLNRKSLTKKMLEEIPIVVFAYDLLEFEGEDYRDKPLMERRKKLEELLQNNPSEKIILSPIISYEKWNELPQIREKSREINSEGLMLKNHHSPYHTGRKKGDWWKWKIDPLTIDAVLIYAQKGSGRRSAYYTDYTFAVKKEGKLVTIAKAYSGLTDKEIQEVSKFIAKNVLEKFGPVRTVKPELVFELAFEGIGYSSRHKSGVALRFPRILRWRKDKKADEIDDIEDIKKLIT; encoded by the coding sequence ATGAAAGATTTTGCCAATTTAATTAATGCACTTGACAGCACCAACAAAACTTCTTTGAAGCAGGAAGCTATTTTGACGTTTCTTGAAGAGGCTCCTTCACAAGATAAAATGTGGTTTCTCGCCTTATTTACAGGTAAAAAACCCAAACGGAATGTTAATTCTTCCTTTATGAAGCAATGGGTGATGGAAGCTGCCCATATTCCTGAATGGCTTTTTGTGGAAAGCTATTCTTCCGTAGGAGATCTCGGCGAAACCATTTCTCTGTTACTTCCTGAACCTCAATATACGGAAGAACGATCACTATCTGAATGGATGAGTAAAATTATAGCATTGAAAGGCTGTTCTGAAGAGCAAAAAAAACAATTTGTCTTAGATTCCTGGAAAAGCCTTGATGCAGTGGAACGTTTCATTTTTAATAAATTACTGGGTGGAAGTTTTAGAATTGGGGTATCATCTAAAACCTTAATCAATACGATAGCAAAACATTATCAACTAGAAGCTACTGCGGTGGCACACAGCATTATGGGCGACTGGAATCCTTTGGAAATGGATTTTGATGCCTTAATCAAAGGTGAATATACGAATACCAATTTGTCTAAACCCTACCCTTTTTGTCTTGCTTATTCATTGGAAAAAAATCTGGATGATTTAGGATCAGTCAAAGATTGGCAGATAGAATATAAATGGGATGGCATTCGTGGGCAACTCATTAAAAGGAATAGTGAAATTTTTATCTGGTCCCGTGGTGAAGAATTAGTAACCCCACAGTTTCCCGAAATTGAAGAAGAACTTTCCACCTGGAAAGGAAATTTTGTATTGGACGGTGAGATTCTGGCATTTAAAGACAATACCGTTCTCAATTTTAATGAGCTTCAAAAAAGATTAAACAGAAAATCTTTAACAAAAAAAATGTTAGAAGAAATTCCTATTGTTGTTTTTGCTTATGATCTATTGGAATTTGAAGGTGAAGATTACCGTGATAAACCACTCATGGAAAGAAGAAAAAAATTGGAAGAACTTTTACAAAACAATCCTTCCGAAAAAATTATTCTTTCCCCGATCATCTCTTACGAAAAGTGGAATGAGCTTCCCCAGATCCGGGAAAAATCCCGTGAAATCAATAGCGAAGGTTTAATGCTGAAAAACCATCATTCACCCTATCACACCGGTAGAAAAAAAGGAGACTGGTGGAAATGGAAAATAGATCCGTTAACCATTGACGCGGTTCTTATCTATGCTCAGAAAGGCAGCGGAAGACGAAGCGCTTATTATACAGATTATACTTTTGCCGTGAAAAAAGAAGGAAAGCTGGTTACTATTGCCAAAGCTTACTCGGGTTTAACAGATAAAGAAATTCAGGAAGTCAGCAAATTTATAGCTAAAAATGTGCTGGAAAAATTTGGCCCGGTACGAACCGTAAAACCAGAATTGGTTTTTGAACTGGCTTTTGAAGGTATTGGATACAGCAGTCGTCATAAATCTGGTGTTGCGTTACGCTTTCCCAGAATTTTACGATGGCGAAAAGATAAAAAAGCAGATGAAATAGATGATATTGAAGACATCAAAAAACTCATTACGTGA
- a CDS encoding ligase-associated DNA damage response exonuclease, whose product MLLKFTPKGIYCIPGKFYIDPWRPVDLAVITHGHADHARSGMKKYLCHHFTKPILHSRIGKEIECQSVEYGEIVNINGVKVSLHPAGHIIGSAQIRMEYKGYVSVVSGDYKIQDDGISTPFESVRCNEFVSESTFGLPVYNWLSVEAQEQQMRNWVQQNKANGKTSVFIGYSLGKSQRIMKALEGLDELNVHYSIAKLNEAYESVGVQLPDYKTIDLREDKKHLDGKIVILPPALIDNPAMKKIPNLAYAICSGWMQMRGARRWRSADAGFAISDHADWQGLISAIKATEAEKVHITHGQTAVFSKYLNEIGISADEVKTEYGNDEETTEFEPE is encoded by the coding sequence ATGCTCCTCAAATTTACACCCAAAGGTATTTATTGTATTCCGGGAAAATTTTATATTGATCCGTGGCGGCCTGTAGACTTGGCAGTAATCACTCATGGACATGCAGACCACGCCCGAAGCGGAATGAAAAAATACCTGTGTCATCATTTCACCAAGCCTATTCTGCATTCCCGGATCGGAAAAGAAATTGAATGCCAAAGTGTAGAATATGGTGAAATAGTGAATATTAATGGTGTAAAAGTTTCTCTGCATCCTGCAGGACACATCATTGGGTCTGCCCAAATCCGTATGGAGTATAAAGGCTATGTTTCTGTAGTTTCAGGAGATTATAAAATTCAGGACGATGGAATTTCCACTCCCTTTGAATCCGTAAGATGCAACGAATTTGTTTCTGAAAGCACTTTCGGACTTCCAGTCTACAACTGGCTTTCTGTGGAAGCCCAGGAACAGCAGATGAGAAATTGGGTACAACAAAATAAAGCCAATGGCAAAACTTCCGTATTCATAGGTTACTCATTAGGTAAATCACAAAGAATTATGAAGGCGTTGGAAGGTTTGGATGAGCTGAATGTTCATTACTCGATTGCCAAACTCAACGAAGCCTATGAAAGTGTTGGTGTACAATTACCTGATTACAAAACCATAGATCTGCGTGAAGATAAAAAACATCTTGACGGCAAGATTGTGATTCTCCCGCCTGCTCTTATTGATAATCCTGCTATGAAGAAAATTCCGAATTTAGCATATGCTATTTGCTCGGGCTGGATGCAGATGCGCGGAGCAAGACGCTGGAGAAGTGCAGATGCAGGTTTTGCGATAAGCGATCATGCAGACTGGCAGGGTTTAATTTCGGCTATTAAAGCTACAGAAGCTGAAAAAGTACATATCACACACGGACAGACTGCTGTTTTCTCAAAATATTTAAATGAAATAGGAATTTCCGCTGACGAAGTAAAAACCGAATATGGAAATGACGAAGAAACTACAGAATTTGAGCCGGAATGA